In the Malania oleifera isolate guangnan ecotype guangnan chromosome 1, ASM2987363v1, whole genome shotgun sequence genome, one interval contains:
- the LOC131147211 gene encoding pentatricopeptide repeat-containing protein At5g39350-like, which translates to MNGPSQALSKSKHLLTPSSAYYDSLLKRCTATRSLQTTQQLHAHGVTAGVLSNYILSTLSAAYALCGCAPHARKLFDEFPERSLFSWNAMIRMYSSSGKPHDALQLFAEMLASGQHQPDKFMYPLVVKACGDALLLDVGVSVHARTLVSGFDSDTFVQNSLLAMYMNCGEMEAARQVFDTMWERTVVSWNTMINGYFRNGRAKEALVVFNWMKSVGVEPDSVTVVSILPVCGYLQELDVGRRIHAFVEEKGLGGRIPVTNSLVDMYAKCGSMSEAQLILDKMDEGDVVTWTTVINGYILNGDLRSALLLCPLMQLEGIRPNSVTVASLLSACASLRAPKHGRCLHGWAIKQKIETDVIVETALIDMYAKCSHVNLSFQVFMGTSKMRTVPWNAVLSGYIHNGLAREAIELFKQMLVESVDPNAATLNSLLPAYAILADMQQATNMHNYLIRSGFISSIEIATALIDIYSKCGNLEFAHKIFNGIPKTDKDIFLWSVIIASYGTHGNGKIAVSLFHDMVQSGVKPNAVTFTSVLHACSHAGLVDDGLSLFNLMLKDEQTHPHFDHYTCIIDLLGRAGRLDEAYGLIKTMPIKPNHAIWGALLGACVIHENVELGEVAANRLFKLEPENTGNYVLMAKIYAATGRWREAENVRHMMNEIGLRKAPAHSLIEVKKL; encoded by the coding sequence ATGAATGGCCCATCGCAGGCTCTGTCAAAATCCAAGCACCTCCTCACCCCTTCTTCAGCCTACTACGATTCACTTCTCAAGCGATGCACCGCCACACGATCTCTCCAAACCACCCAGCAACTACACGCCCACGGCGTCACCGCCGGCGTTCTGTCGAACTACATCCTGTCGACCCTCTCTGCTGCGTACGCTTTATGCGGGTGCGCTCCGCATGCACGGAAGCTGTTCGATGAATTTCCTGAACGAAGCTTATTCTCATGGAATGCCATGATTAGAATGTACTCGTCTAGTGGCAAGCCGCATGATGCACTCCAACTGTTCGCTGAAATGCTCGCCTCTGGGCAGCACCAGCCTGATAAGTTCATGTATCCTTTAGTCGTCAAGGCATGCGGGGACGCGTTGTTGCTTGACGTGGGCGTTTCTGTTCATGCGAGGACTTTGGTCAGCGGGTTTGATTCGGACACGTTTGTGCAGAATTCTTTGTTGGCAATGTACATGAATTGTGGGGAGATGGAAGCCGCGAGGCAGGTTTTCGATACAATGTGGGAGCGAACTGTGGTGTCTTGGAATACTATGATAAATGGGTATTTTCGGAATGGGCGTGCCAAGGAGGCTTTGGTGGTTTTTAATTGGATGAAGAGTGTCGGGGTGGAGCCTGACTCTGTCACTGTGGTTTCTATTTTGCCAGTTTGTGGGTATTTGCAGGAGTTGGATGTAGGAAGACGGATTCATGCATTTGTGGAAGAGAAGGGTTTGGGAGGACGAATACCAGTGACGAATTCGTTGGTGGATATGTATGCTAAGTGTGGTAGCATGAGCGAGGCACAATTAATTCTTGATAAGATGGATGAGGGTGACGTGGTGACTTGGACTACCGTGATCAATGGGTACATTCTAAACGGTGATTTGAGAAGTGCCTTATTACTTTGTCCACTGATGCAACTTGAAGGAATAAGACCCAATTCAGTTACGGTGGCCTCTCTTCTTTCAGCGTGTGCCAGTTTGCGTGCTCCAAAGCATGGCAGGTGCTTACATGGGTGGGCAATAAAGCAAAAGATAGAAACTGATGTTATTGTAGAAACTGCATTGATCGATATGTATGCAAAATGTAGTCATGTCAATCTCAGTTTTCAGGTGTTCATGGGAACTTCAAAGATGAGGACAGTGCCATGGAATGCTGTTCTTTCTGGATACATTCATAATGGGCTTGCGAGAGAAGCAATAGAGCTTTTTAAACAAATGCTAGTGGAGTCAGTAGATCCCAATGCTGCAACCTTAAACAGCCTCCTTCCTGCATATGCCATTCTTGCAGATATGCAGCAAGCGACAAATATGCATAATTATCTAATAAGATCAGGCTTTATTTCAAGTATCGAAATTGCTACTGCATTGATTGATATATACTCGAAGTGTGGAAATTTAGAGTTTGCtcataagattttcaatgggATTCCTAAAACGGACAAGGACATTTTCTTGTGGAGTGTAATTATAGCTAGTTATGGAACACATGGAAATGGTAAAATTGCTGTTTCACTTTTCCATGATATGGTTCAATCTGGTGTTAAACCAAACGCAGTCACTTTTACATCCGTATTGCATGCTTGCAGCCATGCAGGGTTGGTGGATGACGGTTTGAGTTTGTTCAATTTAATGCTGAAAGATGAACAAACCCATCCTCATTTTGATCATTACACTTGTATTATTGATCTACTTGGTCGTGCGGGTCGGTTGGATGAAGCTTATGGGCTGATTAAAACAATGCCTATTAAGCCTAATCATGCTATTTGGGGTGCTCTGCTTGGTGCTTGTGTGATTCATGAGAATGTTGAACTGGGAGAGGTGGCTGCCAATAGGCTTTTTAAACTTGAGCCAGAGAACACAGGAAATTATGTGTTGATGGCAAAAATTTATGCTGCAACAGGGAGATGGAGAGAGGCAGAAAATGTGAGGCATATGATGAATGAAATAGGATTAAGAAAAGCTCCAGCTCATAGTTTGATTGAGGTAAAAAAATTGTGA